A window from Azoarcus sp. DD4 encodes these proteins:
- a CDS encoding PQQ-dependent sugar dehydrogenase: MSATPLSLSALTLTAALLGGTLALPLSARADAVSQSEAGPIRITEVARGLENPWALAFLPDGRLLVTERPGRMRIVSASGELSPPIAGVPAVHARGQGGLLDVVLAPDFASSRRIYFSYAQPASGGARSAVASATLDLAGLRLTELKVIFTQRDAVDGNNHWGSRLVFDRAGNLFITLGDRYSERDRAQDLGTHFGKIVRIRPDGGVPADNPYAGRPGVLPEIWSYGHRNVQGAALHPQTGELWATEHGPQGGDELNRVLAGRNYGWPVITHGREYVTGFRIGEGAERADVEPSRWQWTPSIAPSGLAFYSGDAFPAWKGNVFAGALKFRLLARLVLDGDKVVKEERLLTDQGIRIRDVRQGPDGRLWLLDDGDGRVLRLDPA; the protein is encoded by the coding sequence ATGTCCGCCACCCCGCTGTCCCTTTCCGCTCTCACCCTGACGGCCGCGCTGTTAGGCGGGACGCTCGCCCTGCCCCTGTCGGCGAGGGCCGACGCGGTGTCGCAGAGCGAGGCCGGGCCGATCCGCATCACCGAGGTCGCACGCGGGCTGGAAAACCCGTGGGCGCTGGCCTTCCTGCCCGATGGCCGGCTGCTGGTGACCGAGCGGCCGGGGCGGATGCGCATCGTCTCGGCCAGCGGCGAGCTGTCGCCACCGATCGCCGGCGTGCCCGCGGTGCATGCGCGCGGCCAGGGCGGCCTGCTCGACGTGGTGCTGGCGCCCGACTTCGCCTCCAGCCGCCGCATCTATTTCTCTTATGCGCAGCCCGCCAGCGGCGGTGCCCGCAGCGCGGTGGCGAGTGCCACGTTGGATCTGGCCGGGCTGCGGCTGACGGAGCTGAAGGTGATCTTCACCCAGCGCGACGCGGTCGACGGCAACAACCACTGGGGTTCTCGGCTGGTGTTCGACCGTGCCGGCAATCTCTTCATCACCCTGGGCGACCGCTACAGCGAGCGCGACCGCGCCCAGGATCTCGGCACCCACTTCGGCAAGATCGTGCGCATCCGCCCGGACGGCGGCGTGCCGGCGGACAATCCTTACGCCGGCCGGCCGGGCGTGCTGCCGGAGATCTGGTCTTACGGCCACCGCAACGTGCAGGGCGCGGCGCTTCATCCGCAGACCGGCGAACTGTGGGCGACCGAGCACGGCCCGCAGGGCGGCGACGAACTCAACCGGGTGCTGGCCGGGCGCAATTACGGCTGGCCGGTGATCACCCACGGCCGCGAGTACGTTACCGGCTTTCGTATCGGCGAGGGCGCGGAGCGCGCCGATGTGGAGCCGTCGCGGTGGCAATGGACGCCGTCGATCGCGCCGTCCGGGCTGGCGTTCTACAGCGGCGATGCCTTCCCGGCCTGGAAGGGTAATGTCTTTGCCGGCGCGCTCAAGTTCCGCCTGCTGGCGCGGCTGGTGCTGGACGGCGACAAGGTGGTGAAGGAAGAACGCTTGCTGACCGACCAGGGCATCCGCATCCGCGACGTGCGCCAGGGGCCGGATGGCCGCCTGTGGCTGCTGGACGACGGCGACGGCAGAGTGCTGCGGCTCGATCCGGCCTGA
- a CDS encoding extracellular solute-binding protein: protein MRKPAPRSLRLAALHLGCVLVLALGQAPVVAAELLRVLAWPGYADPDIVQAFEARHRVKVEITFIGSDDVMWEKLAVGQGRDFDVFAVNTAELQRYIDTGISVPVDQQRIPNTGRQLPRFRDLAAISGLVRDGKAYAIPYTYSTMGLIYDRQRFATPPDSIAVLWDPGYRGQILAFNGSSHNFSLAAQALGLESPFRIPEAQMRDAIDKLIALRRNVLTFYSLPEESVELFRSQRIAVMFANYGTQQVQQLRKAGINIGYVLPREGVFAWLDCWSITRGARNRALAEAWIDHMLDRAASKALVDRQGLANTTDSTGAPAAADRIIWLQPVEDVGRRTALWEQILSGERHVADRSPH, encoded by the coding sequence ATGCGCAAGCCCGCTCCCCGCTCACTCCGGCTCGCTGCCCTGCACCTCGGCTGCGTGCTCGTGCTCGCGCTGGGCCAGGCGCCGGTCGTCGCGGCCGAGCTGCTGCGCGTGCTCGCCTGGCCGGGCTATGCCGACCCGGACATCGTGCAGGCCTTCGAAGCGCGCCACCGGGTGAAGGTCGAAATCACCTTCATCGGTTCGGACGACGTCATGTGGGAAAAGCTGGCCGTCGGCCAGGGCCGCGATTTCGATGTGTTCGCGGTGAATACCGCCGAGCTGCAGCGCTACATCGACACCGGCATCAGCGTGCCGGTCGATCAGCAGCGCATCCCCAACACCGGCCGGCAATTGCCGCGTTTCCGCGACCTCGCGGCCATTTCCGGCCTGGTACGCGACGGCAAGGCCTACGCGATTCCCTATACCTACTCGACGATGGGGCTGATCTACGACCGCCAGCGCTTCGCCACGCCGCCGGACTCCATCGCGGTGCTGTGGGACCCCGGCTATCGCGGCCAGATCCTCGCTTTCAACGGCAGCAGCCACAACTTCTCGCTGGCCGCACAGGCGCTGGGACTGGAATCGCCCTTCCGCATCCCGGAAGCGCAGATGCGCGACGCCATCGACAAGCTGATCGCCCTGCGCCGCAATGTGCTTACCTTCTACAGCCTGCCGGAGGAGTCGGTGGAACTGTTCCGCAGCCAGCGCATCGCCGTGATGTTCGCCAACTACGGCACCCAGCAGGTACAGCAGCTGCGCAAGGCCGGCATCAACATCGGTTACGTGCTGCCGCGCGAAGGCGTGTTCGCCTGGCTGGACTGCTGGTCCATCACCCGCGGCGCGCGCAACCGCGCCCTGGCCGAAGCCTGGATAGACCACATGCTGGACCGCGCCGCGAGCAAGGCGCTAGTCGACCGTCAGGGCCTCGCCAACACCACCGACAGCACCGGCGCTCCTGCCGCAGCCGACCGCATCATCTGGCTGCAGCCGGTGGAAGACGTGGGCCGGCGCACCGCGCTGTGGGAGCAGATCCTGTCGGGCGAGCGGCACGTGGCCGACCGCTCTCCGCACTGA
- a CDS encoding GGDEF domain-containing protein: MRINLGLKLGVLLASFAMLAAGLTGYYSYSASRNMLIDAAESAQLTATQVLARRFSTAVGEAADDAIQLALQPRTQRVGANPDAIGVQADKDALTEQFVALLSANPEYFQIRLISAGMHGLEIVRVDRDGDRLARMHGDELQEKGHYPYVFKTLALGSGEVHFSDIGINHERGAHSGLGQPSLLVATPIRGEQGEAYGLIVVNVDLNGLFGQLRRDLPEAYQVYLTNQRGDFLVHPDDTQTFGFDQGRRILVQDSFAPTAAIVQGQAGQVVTTQATATGGDEVVASFVKHPYGDPLTGQFVIFGLTQPLGGVLRESRELGEAIVQIVIGFSLLAILLAVVTSRAVTEPLKNMVAAVRRFPDDDAMQALPLTRSDEIGVLACSFKDMQTQTRAYLDDLHESRSALAQLASHDPLTGLANRRHFQERLEHAIATSRRTGQALALLYIDLDNFKDINDRYGHASGDLVLQAVAQRLRHTVREIDTVARLGGDEFVILFDAVIGRDDVVRIADKLLAALRQPVLTHGHALKVLASIGISLYPQDGETADALLSHADRAMYHSKTSGRDSYRFFDSLER; the protein is encoded by the coding sequence ATGCGCATCAATCTCGGCCTCAAGCTCGGTGTCCTGCTGGCAAGCTTTGCGATGCTTGCCGCCGGCCTGACCGGCTACTACTCCTATTCCGCCAGCCGCAACATGCTGATCGATGCGGCTGAAAGCGCCCAGCTCACGGCCACGCAGGTGCTGGCACGGCGCTTCTCGACCGCGGTCGGCGAGGCCGCCGACGATGCCATCCAGCTCGCGCTGCAGCCGCGGACCCAGCGCGTCGGCGCCAACCCCGACGCCATCGGCGTACAGGCGGACAAGGACGCGCTCACCGAGCAGTTCGTCGCCCTGCTGAGCGCCAATCCGGAGTACTTCCAGATCCGGCTCATCAGCGCCGGCATGCACGGGCTGGAGATCGTGCGTGTCGACCGCGACGGCGACCGCCTTGCCCGCATGCACGGCGACGAGCTGCAGGAAAAAGGGCACTACCCCTATGTCTTCAAGACGCTCGCGCTCGGCAGCGGCGAGGTGCATTTTTCCGACATCGGCATCAATCACGAACGCGGTGCGCACAGCGGTCTCGGCCAGCCCAGCCTGCTGGTGGCGACGCCGATACGCGGCGAACAGGGCGAAGCCTACGGACTGATCGTCGTCAATGTCGATCTCAACGGCCTGTTCGGCCAGTTGCGTCGCGACCTGCCGGAAGCCTATCAGGTGTACCTGACCAACCAGCGCGGCGACTTCCTCGTTCATCCGGACGACACGCAGACCTTCGGCTTCGACCAGGGCCGCCGCATCCTGGTGCAGGACAGCTTCGCCCCTACCGCTGCCATCGTCCAGGGCCAGGCCGGCCAGGTGGTGACGACGCAGGCGACCGCCACCGGCGGCGACGAAGTGGTGGCCAGCTTCGTCAAGCACCCCTACGGCGATCCGCTTACCGGCCAGTTCGTCATCTTCGGCCTGACCCAGCCGCTGGGCGGCGTGCTGCGTGAATCCCGCGAGCTGGGCGAAGCCATCGTGCAGATCGTGATCGGCTTCAGCCTGCTGGCCATCCTGCTGGCCGTCGTCACCTCGCGCGCCGTCACCGAGCCTCTCAAGAACATGGTGGCGGCGGTGCGCCGCTTCCCGGACGACGACGCGATGCAGGCGCTGCCGCTCACCCGCAGCGACGAGATCGGCGTGCTGGCCTGCAGCTTCAAGGACATGCAGACGCAGACCCGCGCCTACCTCGACGATCTGCACGAAAGCCGCAGTGCGCTCGCCCAGCTGGCAAGCCACGATCCGCTGACCGGCCTGGCCAACCGCCGCCACTTCCAGGAACGGCTGGAGCACGCCATCGCCACCAGCCGGCGCACCGGCCAGGCGCTCGCCCTGCTCTACATCGACCTCGACAACTTCAAGGACATCAACGACCGCTACGGCCATGCCAGCGGCGACCTCGTGCTACAGGCGGTGGCGCAGCGGCTGCGCCACACCGTGCGCGAGATCGACACCGTGGCGCGCCTGGGCGGCGACGAGTTCGTGATCCTGTTCGACGCCGTGATCGGCCGCGACGACGTCGTCCGCATCGCCGACAAGCTGCTGGCCGCCCTGCGCCAGCCCGTACTGACCCACGGCCATGCGCTCAAGGTGCTGGCCAGCATAGGCATCAGCCTCTACCCGCAGGACGGCGAGACCGCCGATGCCCTGCTGAGCCACGCCGACCGTGCGATGTACCACTCCAAGACCAGCGGCCGCGACAGCTACCGCTTCTTCGACTCGCTGGAACGCTGA
- a CDS encoding C13 family peptidase: MHPSAIRYTLDPATARAAYELSAASLNRRVGQGPAAGGRHLLGWIVVGAVLGILFGAEAIGDRGTLAGLIVLLVLAGLLSASAARRRLFGYLGRSYAEASGEISLRLTERGIEDVSGLGVSLLPWSRVAEVSEQPGWIAIVLGPVPQVLAVADSAFADGTQRAQWLAALRAGMAGAAVSEPAGDEAPLSGPADEVAATAAGAPPSAAGELAPEPRRGSFVDDLHQLGRILLLRPPLAGSLVADAASLVLAVLVFAVLTLVLQIVAEGYPGELVWYEATELLSPFAGAALVASLALLAARRRVAAGRLLIAFTLLLLPLPLTALWTELPVGKLIAARGLAPEGALLATLWALYYLPQLWLLLAGAVLVWRLVDGSRGLRALAAGVATLAMAGNLWLHLEPPELWYVAPAEGAGKPRLRIDESVLYGQPRVLERQLAGLLPGRAGVPEIYFLGVGGDGGQDVFLREVRAVEQLFVQRFGTAGHSAVLVNNPATVQDLPVANRESLAVALREIGARMNGEEDLLFLFLTSHGSPNHRFSLSFWPFQFEDITPGMLRRALDDAGIPRRVVVISACYSGGFIPALEDEHTLVITAAAADRNSFGCADHNEFTDFGRAYFHEALRETRSFTEAFEIASTRIASREQAEGLLASLPQMRGGAALAPMLLQFAREPLPAPAHLQKVGAALP, encoded by the coding sequence ATGCACCCTTCCGCCATCCGCTACACCCTCGACCCTGCCACCGCGCGCGCCGCCTACGAGCTGTCGGCAGCGAGCCTGAATCGCCGTGTCGGCCAGGGGCCGGCGGCCGGGGGCCGGCACTTGCTCGGCTGGATCGTCGTCGGCGCGGTGCTCGGCATACTGTTCGGCGCCGAGGCCATCGGCGACCGCGGCACCCTGGCCGGGCTGATCGTGCTGCTGGTCCTGGCCGGCCTGCTGTCCGCCAGCGCCGCGCGGCGCCGGCTGTTCGGCTACCTCGGCAGGAGCTATGCGGAGGCGAGCGGCGAGATCAGCCTGCGCCTGACCGAGCGCGGCATCGAGGACGTATCGGGGCTGGGCGTCTCCTTGTTGCCGTGGTCGCGGGTGGCCGAGGTCTCGGAGCAGCCCGGCTGGATCGCCATCGTGCTCGGGCCGGTACCGCAGGTGCTGGCGGTGGCCGACAGCGCCTTCGCCGACGGTACGCAGCGGGCGCAATGGCTGGCCGCCCTGCGTGCCGGCATGGCCGGTGCTGCCGTGTCGGAGCCCGCCGGCGACGAGGCCCCGCTTTCCGGGCCGGCAGACGAGGTGGCGGCGACGGCGGCCGGTGCGCCCCCGTCCGCGGCCGGGGAGCTAGCACCGGAGCCGCGGCGCGGCAGCTTCGTCGACGACCTGCACCAACTCGGCCGCATCCTGCTGCTGCGTCCGCCGCTGGCTGGCAGTCTGGTGGCCGATGCCGCCAGCCTGGTGCTCGCGGTACTGGTCTTCGCCGTGCTGACGCTGGTGCTGCAGATAGTGGCGGAGGGCTATCCCGGCGAACTGGTGTGGTACGAGGCGACGGAGCTGCTGTCGCCCTTTGCCGGTGCGGCGCTCGTGGCCTCGCTGGCGCTGCTTGCGGCACGGCGCCGGGTTGCCGCCGGGCGCCTGCTGATTGCCTTCACCCTGCTGCTGTTGCCGCTGCCGCTGACCGCCCTGTGGACTGAGCTGCCGGTGGGCAAGCTGATCGCCGCGCGCGGTCTGGCGCCCGAGGGCGCCCTGCTGGCCACCTTGTGGGCCCTGTACTACCTGCCCCAACTGTGGCTGCTGCTCGCCGGCGCTGTGCTGGTGTGGCGGCTGGTAGATGGCAGCCGCGGCCTGCGTGCGCTGGCGGCCGGTGTCGCGACGCTGGCCATGGCAGGGAACCTGTGGCTGCATCTCGAACCGCCCGAGCTCTGGTACGTGGCGCCGGCGGAAGGGGCGGGCAAGCCGCGGCTGCGCATCGACGAAAGCGTGCTCTACGGCCAGCCGCGCGTACTGGAGCGCCAGCTTGCCGGCCTGCTGCCCGGCCGCGCGGGCGTGCCGGAAATCTACTTTCTCGGGGTGGGCGGCGACGGCGGGCAGGACGTCTTCCTGCGCGAGGTCCGCGCCGTGGAGCAGCTCTTTGTCCAACGTTTCGGCACCGCCGGCCATTCGGCGGTGCTGGTGAACAACCCCGCCACGGTGCAGGATCTGCCGGTGGCCAACCGCGAATCCCTGGCCGTCGCGCTGCGCGAGATCGGTGCCCGCATGAACGGCGAGGAGGATCTGCTGTTCCTGTTCCTGACCTCGCACGGTTCGCCCAACCACCGCTTTTCCTTGTCCTTCTGGCCCTTCCAGTTCGAGGACATCACACCCGGGATGCTGCGCCGCGCGCTCGACGACGCCGGCATTCCGCGCCGGGTAGTGGTGATCTCGGCCTGCTATTCCGGCGGCTTCATTCCGGCGCTGGAGGACGAGCACACGCTGGTGATCACTGCCGCCGCGGCCGACCGCAATTCCTTCGGTTGCGCGGACCACAATGAATTCACCGACTTCGGCCGCGCCTATTTCCACGAAGCGCTGCGCGAGACGCGTTCCTTCACCGAAGCCTTCGAGATCGCCAGCACGCGCATCGCCAGCCGCGAGCAGGCCGAGGGCCTGCTCGCCTCGCTGCCGCAGATGCGCGGTGGCGCCGCACTCGCGCCGATGCTGCTGCAGTTCGCGAGGGAACCGCTACCGGCGCCGGCCCACCTGCAGAAGGTCGGCGCTGCCTTGCCCTAG
- a CDS encoding serine/threonine protein kinase — protein sequence MNKNIGRFEIRGELGRGAQSVVYRAFDPQLEREVAVKTLHFSEHKPGQNEVLLAEARIVSPLRHAGIVPIFEAGEADGDVYLVFEYVRGESLAACMRREGALQPVRAAEIMVQILAAVGQAHAEGIIHRDLKPSNVLLDEGGAVRVMDFGIACRMAGNAGQGDFSGTPAYMAPEYIASRAVSERIDVFAAGVIFIELLTGRRLFAGDNIDMVMQRIVSQPVVLPDDIPLDERVAGIALRAVARDPAERFESAAAFRQALAAWLEPEDEAQSAEARQSTVDFLLRRMRHKSDFPALSESVSAINRIASSESESVSKLSVSILRDFSLTNKILRLVNSVAYRQAGGGSISTVSRAVIVLGFDTVRNIAITVLLFEHLQNKSNAGQLKEEFLRANLAGILAKDISAKARTRDLEQAFICSVFHSLGRLLSQFYFPEESEEIRRVMVQKSCTEEVAALRVLGISFEDLGIGIARSWGFPTLIVESMHKLAAGKVRKPATQEDRLRVVSALSNEISSAIATLTPEQRKKEMQRIAARFADAQPLDAAELKEAIDHAIEEVTEFARIIRINLGQTHFGQQLRKYASGTSAADEEGGEGSMGGAVLEQNRSPALDTGNFGEEGRKAADAQAVLTAGIQDISNTLVEDFKLNDILRIILETMYRAMGFRRVLLCIRDARSNTMQGRFGFGPDVTELAKQFRFTLNFTPDIFHAATSKGVDILISDVDDAKIAERIPAWYRQSVSAKTFVLFPLTIKNAPVALIYAEKEHAGEIEITEKELSLLRTLRNQAVLAIKQSS from the coding sequence ATGAACAAGAACATAGGTCGGTTCGAAATCAGGGGGGAGCTGGGTCGCGGCGCGCAAAGCGTCGTCTATCGGGCTTTCGATCCGCAGCTGGAGCGCGAGGTCGCGGTCAAGACGCTGCATTTTTCCGAGCACAAACCGGGGCAGAACGAGGTGTTGCTGGCCGAGGCGCGCATCGTCAGTCCGCTGCGTCATGCCGGCATCGTGCCCATCTTCGAGGCCGGCGAGGCCGACGGCGACGTCTACCTGGTGTTCGAGTACGTGCGCGGGGAGAGCCTGGCGGCCTGCATGCGGCGCGAAGGCGCGCTGCAGCCGGTGCGCGCGGCCGAGATCATGGTGCAGATCCTGGCGGCGGTGGGCCAGGCCCACGCCGAGGGCATCATCCACCGCGACCTCAAGCCGAGCAACGTGCTGCTGGACGAGGGCGGCGCGGTCCGGGTGATGGACTTCGGCATCGCCTGCCGCATGGCGGGCAATGCCGGCCAGGGTGATTTCTCCGGCACGCCGGCCTACATGGCGCCCGAGTACATCGCCAGCCGCGCGGTGAGCGAACGCATCGACGTGTTCGCCGCCGGCGTCATCTTCATCGAACTGCTGACCGGGCGGCGGCTCTTCGCCGGCGACAACATCGACATGGTGATGCAGCGCATCGTCAGCCAGCCGGTGGTGCTGCCCGACGATATTCCGCTCGACGAGCGGGTGGCCGGCATCGCGCTGCGCGCGGTGGCGCGCGATCCGGCCGAGCGCTTCGAGAGTGCCGCCGCGTTCCGGCAGGCGCTGGCTGCCTGGCTGGAGCCGGAGGACGAGGCGCAGTCGGCCGAGGCGCGCCAGAGCACGGTGGACTTCCTGCTGCGGCGCATGCGCCACAAGAGCGACTTTCCCGCGCTGTCGGAGTCGGTGAGCGCGATCAACCGCATCGCATCGAGCGAATCCGAGAGCGTCTCCAAGCTGTCGGTGTCCATCCTGCGCGACTTCTCGCTCACCAACAAGATCCTGCGCCTGGTCAATTCGGTGGCCTACCGCCAGGCCGGCGGCGGCAGCATCAGCACGGTGTCGCGCGCGGTGATCGTGCTCGGCTTCGATACCGTGCGCAACATCGCCATCACCGTGCTGCTGTTCGAGCATCTGCAGAACAAGAGCAATGCCGGCCAGCTCAAGGAAGAGTTCCTGCGCGCCAACCTGGCCGGCATCCTGGCCAAGGACATCTCCGCCAAGGCGCGTACCCGCGACCTGGAGCAGGCCTTCATCTGCTCGGTTTTCCACAGCCTCGGGCGCCTGCTCAGCCAGTTCTATTTTCCGGAAGAGAGCGAGGAGATCCGCCGCGTGATGGTGCAGAAGTCCTGTACCGAAGAAGTGGCGGCGCTGCGCGTGCTGGGCATCAGCTTCGAGGACCTGGGCATAGGCATCGCGCGCAGCTGGGGTTTTCCGACGCTCATCGTCGAATCCATGCACAAGCTGGCGGCCGGCAAGGTGCGCAAGCCGGCCACGCAGGAAGACCGTCTGCGGGTAGTGTCGGCGCTGTCGAACGAGATCTCTTCGGCCATCGCGACGCTGACGCCGGAGCAGCGCAAGAAGGAGATGCAGCGCATCGCCGCCCGCTTCGCCGACGCCCAGCCGCTGGACGCGGCCGAGCTGAAGGAGGCGATAGACCACGCCATCGAGGAAGTCACCGAGTTCGCCCGCATCATCCGCATCAACCTCGGCCAGACCCATTTCGGCCAGCAGCTGCGCAAATACGCATCGGGCACGAGCGCTGCGGACGAAGAGGGCGGCGAGGGCAGCATGGGCGGTGCGGTGCTGGAGCAGAACCGTTCGCCGGCGCTCGATACCGGCAACTTCGGCGAAGAGGGCCGCAAGGCCGCCGATGCCCAGGCGGTGCTCACCGCCGGCATCCAGGACATCAGCAATACGCTGGTCGAGGACTTCAAGCTCAACGACATCCTGCGCATCATCCTCGAGACCATGTACCGGGCGATGGGCTTTCGCCGGGTGCTGCTGTGCATCCGCGATGCCCGCAGCAACACCATGCAGGGCCGTTTCGGCTTCGGCCCAGATGTGACCGAACTGGCCAAGCAGTTCCGCTTCACCCTCAACTTCACGCCCGACATCTTCCATGCCGCAACCTCCAAGGGCGTGGACATCCTGATCAGCGACGTGGACGACGCCAAGATTGCCGAACGCATCCCCGCCTGGTATCGCCAGTCCGTCAGCGCCAAGACTTTCGTGCTGTTCCCGCTGACGATCAAGAACGCGCCGGTGGCGCTGATCTACGCCGAGAAGGAGCACGCCGGCGAGATCGAGATCACCGAGAAGGAACTCTCGCTGCTGCGCACCTTGCGCAACCAGGCGGTGCTGGCGATCAAGCAGTCGAGCTAG